AGACTTCTTCTCTTGTTAGAGGTGTAGATGTAGGCATGGAGGTATCTAGAGAAGAGAGATATCTAATGTGCGATGAGGTTCAAATAAAGCAGGTTATACTGAATATATGTAAAAATGCTGTAGACGCTATGGCTGGAGTGGAGTGTCCTAAACTATCTATTGTTACTGGTTATAATGAAGATAACAATGAGATGTTTATAAGAATTGCTGATAACGGAGCAGGCATGACTGAGGAACAGCTTGACAAAATAGGAACAATGTTTTATACAACTAAAAAGACTGGAACAGGCTTGGGGTTGAATGTATGTTATCAAATAATAAAAGAGCATAAGGGAAGGATTGAGGTAGAAAGCAAATTAGGCGAAGGTACAATATTTACAGTAGTAATACCTTGTATTGACGATGAAGAGCTAGAGGACGTAATATAAGAAGTCGCCATTAATAAGGAGAAGCTTAAAGGACATTTATTTATAAAACAACCTTTAAGCTTTTTTTCTTTACATATAAAAAGTTAACAAGTTAACAATATAAAAATTTAAAAATTTAACCATATAAAAATATAAGAATATGTACTTTTTATTATAACTAAGAGATTATAATATATTAGCATTTCCATTTGAATATTAATATTCCAACAATCATAACAACTACACCGATAATCTTGCTGGTTCCGAAGGCTACTTTGACAGAATCGAATAGCCCAAAGGCATCAATCAAGGCGGCGGCTGTAAGTTGAGCAATAAGTATTATAGTTATAGCGCAGGTTGGGCCGAGAGATTTAATTCCCATCATAACAGTAATAATTATAACAACCCCTAGTGCTCCACCTAATAGATACAATTTGTTTGCATCTTTTATGTTTTTGAAGCTTCCATTTCCGACTATAAAGAGAGCGATTAGACTTAATATAAGTCCTGTAGCCTGAACGATAACGTTGGTTTCCCAGGTGCCGATTTTATCTCCAAGCCTTGTATTAAAGACCCCTTGAAGGCTCATAGCTACACCTGCCACAATAGAGAGAATTACGCCTAGCATAAAAAATCACCTTCCAAGTATATATTTTAGTAAGCTTAAAGATTTTCAGCCTGTCATCTTAGTTTATACAAAACTAAAGATTTTATTTGCTGACTTTTAAAGCTTAGATACATATTCTATGAAGGTGAAAAAATTATTTCATATTTAGTTATGCCGTATATAATTTGTTGTTACTGTTTAGTATGTCATCTTCTGTAAAGCCATAAGCTAAGCTAAGGCTTAGAAGAGCCTCCATCAAGGTTATGTAATTATCCCTTGAGGAACATACCATAAAGTCGTTTAAATCAATAAACATATTTAAAAATTGATCTGTTAGTTCATATTCGATATCATTAACATCAAATTCTGTTTCTGTAAAACCTTTTTCAATACCAATACTAAATAAAATATATAGACAGTCTATGTATTTTTCTAGTACTCTTCTTGCAACTGATGATTTTTTAGATACCCAAAACTTAAAGCACTGGGTTTCATTTGCTAGTTCACCAATCTTAACATGCAAGGCTAATATCTTTTGTGTAAGCAAAGGTTTCCCTTGTACGTCTAGTCTATCCTGCATTCCACTATCAAGCTTTCTTTGAAACTCATATAATTTTTCTAAGTTCATATAAAGAGCCGCCTTTCTTCTTAGCAGATGTTGTACAAATAGTATTTTAAATCTCTACTATCTATTTTACATAAAATCATTGAATTTTGAAAGTTGTGAAAAAGTTTACAGCAAAAATATTTTTTTAACTTTCATAAATGTTTAGATATGTGCATTAATTTGGAATAAATTTATGCAAATGATGTAAGTTGATGAAAGATATGTTTCAAAAATGGCATTAATAAAAGGAACTCATATGAGTTCCTTAAAGGTTATCCTTGTGCTCTTTGCTGCATATATCTTCTAGCTTGCTCTCTTTCTTCCATGAGATGCTCTAAAAGATAGTGAAATTCCCAATCAGTTGAGGTTGGAGTAACAACAGCAAGGATTGGTTTTATATTTTTATTTGAACGTATTGTTCTTATTGCCGTATCTAGTTCGTAATCTGTAAAATTATTAAACAATATTACTTTCTCGTCAGGCAATTGCTTATCGTATGTATCAAGGATAGGTCCATCGATTATGTCTCTAACCTTCATACTAGCCATGTTTTTTTTGATAACTTTATAAGAAGGAAGTTCAAGCTCTTCGATCATGGTATCTAAAAAAGCTCTTTCATCTTCTTCAAGGCCATATATAAGCATCATTTTGTTATTATCCAAAACCATTCATCTCCCTTCCTTTTAGGAGTGGCATACTACATTTTTTCAGGTTCGCCGTATTCTACTCCAAAAGTATCAACTGTAACTTCTTCCATTACTTGATCTTCATAAGGTTTGTCTCTAAAGTCTCTCTTAACGCTAACTATTTGCTTAGCAACATCTTCGCCCTCAATAAGCTTTCCAAAGGAAGCATACTGTCCATCTAAATGAGGAGCATCAGCTACCATTATGAAGAATTGACTTCCTGCAGAGTTAGGATGTGCAGATCTTGCCATTGATAAAACGCCTGTAGTGTGAGTTAAGTCATTTTTAAATTTGTTTGAACTGAATTCACCCTTTATTGAGTAGCCAGGTCCCCCTGTTCCGTTTCCGGATGGGTCTCCTCCTTGAATCATGAAACCAGGAATTACTCTATGGAATATTAATCCGTTGTAAAAACCCTTGCTTACTAGACTTATAAAATTTTTAACGGTGTTAGGAGCTATCTCTGGATATAGTTCAGCTTTCATAACTCCGCCATCTTTCATTTTGAATGTAACTATAGGATTTGTCATAAATTTCTCTCCTTTACTTGTAAGTACCTTTTAGTAGTTATTACCATGATGGATATAATTATACAATAATTAGGCAAAAAGGTGAAGAACCCTCTGATAACATATCAGAGGGCCATAAAGGAACCTATAATTAAAATTCTTCTACGCTCCAATCTATGCTTAATGCTGCTTCATTAATAGCTTTTTCAGCTTCTATCACGAGGCTCCCACCTGGAAGTAGTATTGCGTAGTTATTTTTAAATAAGTTTTCGCTATTTTTAATTGTAGCTAACTCTCTATGCTCTGCATCAGGTTTAATAGAAAGCTCCTGAGCTATTTGAAGAGAACTAACCTGCCTAGAAAGTTCTGGTGAATCTAAATTATCTGCTGATAGAAGCTTTAAAACATTATTATCTTTAAGTTTGAGATTTAATTCGTGTAGTGTGTATACACACTTACTGTCAATTGGGTTTGTCAGCGTCAGGTATCTATATAGAATATCATCCTTTATGTTTACGGTAGAGTTATTATTAGATTCCTTATAGCTTCTGTACATGTTTATCTCTCTTTCCTCTGAGTACTTTTTTAGCCAAAAAACCTTCAACTGCATCACCTTATTTCCATTGTTTTTATAGTTTAATGTATTCTAATGGAATAAAATGTGTTCATAATGAATATAATTTTGGCTAAAAAAATAAGCCCAGACGGGCTTTCGAGTATTTAATATTCCAGTAGTCTATAACTGAGTTTTAAAAGTTCTTCGTCATTAGATGAATTAATTATTTCAACAGTGCCGCCTTTATCTTGTTTGTTTAAAGCACCCATATTAGATAACTGTCTTCTTAGCTGCTTCACTGTTCCCAGGCTTCCATCTATTATTTCTGCATCTTTAGTTACAACGCTTAAAAGCTCATTTTTAATAAATGGATAGTGAGTGCAGCCTAACACTACAGAACTCAAATCTCCATTTAAATAGGGCTTAAGTTTTTCATTAAGGTATGAATTTACTCTTTCTCCCTCTATTATTCCGCTTTCAATAAGCTCAACTAGACCGGCGCAAGGCATAGGGACTATGTCTGCTCTATCTTTATAACTCTTCATAAGATTGCTAAATTTTGTTTCGGCCAAGGTCATAGGAGTAGCCATAATTATAATCTTACCTTTTCTGTTAAGCTCTACTGCTGGTTTTAATGCCGGCTCAATACCTATAATAGGCACGTTTGTATAATTAGTTCTTAAATCCTCTATAGCTGCACTTGTTGCAGTATTGCAAGCAATTACAATAGCTTTAACACCTTTCGATAGCAAAAAGTCTACAGCTTTAAAGGTGAGGTCTTTAACCTCATCAACTTTTTTCGTTCCATAAGGTGCATTCTTGGAATCGCCAAAATATATATAGTTTTCGTAAGGAAGCAGCTTAACAGCCTCTTTGAGAACACTTATGCCACCAACACCTGAATCGAAAAAACCTATTGGCATACTGTTTTTTTGTAATACTTCACCCACTAATTCCACCTCCGTAGGTATAGGTCGAATCCTTCATTAAAATATTATACTCTTTTTCATAATGTTTGTGTATAAAAAATATTTAAATTAGGTTTTAAGGTGATTGTTAATAAAAGATATTTTAAATGCACATAAAAAATTAAAATGCATATGTTTACATTTAACAAATTATCAAAAATACACTTGTTTATAATTTATTAATTAATAAATTAATAAAAAGCGGAAATATTTTTTTGGAATTATACAGAATTTTAGTGTCAGCGCTATAATGACATTAATAAGAGAGTATGTATTTGAGAATTATGGAGGCGTAAAAATTATGTATAAGGATTTAATTTATATCGTTCCTAAAGTAGAACATTCAGAAGAAAATTTAAAAACATTACTAGCAAATCATCCTGAGATAAAATTTGTTTCTTTAGTAGGTATAGACCTAGCAGGAAACGATACGGATGAAAAGATACCTGTTAAACTTTTCTTAGAAGATATGTATACATTTTTAACTGGAGCAGTTCAAACTGATGGATCTTCAGTTGCCCTGCCTGGAATAGCCAGCTTAAATAACGCAAAGATAGATATAGTCGCAGACCTTGATGTTAATTGGTTCGTTGATTATAACTATGAATTTATAGATGAAGAAACACAAAAGCCAGTAGGAACTCTTAGAATACCAAGCTTTTTATATTACGAGGGAAAAGCAGTAGATTCAAGATGTATTTTAAAAAATTCCATAAACTATTTTAAAGAAACGCTATTAGACTTATTTAAGAAATACCCAGAAAGTTTAGCTGTATATGGAATTAAGTATGAGGATATTGAAGACTTAGTGCCAACCTCAGCTACAGAGCTTGAGTTTTGGGTTAAAACTCCTGATGAAAAGGCTGTAGTAGAAGAATTATCAACTTCTCAAGTTTTACAAGAACAATACTGGACAAGAACAAAGGGCGCAGTTCGTACAGCTATGGAACAAAGCTTAATTCTTATGGAACAATATGGACTTGAGCCTGAAATGGGTCATAAGGAAGTGGGTGGAGTTAAGGCTAAAATGGATGAGTCAGGTAAGCTCACTCATATAATGGAACAGCTTGAAATTGACTGGAAGTACTCTACTTCAATACAAGCAGCAGACAATGAACTTTTAGCTAGAACTATAGTTAAAGAAACTTTTAGAAGAAATGGCCTTGATGTAACATTTTTAGCAAAACCTATTGATGGAGTGGCAGGAAGCGGAGAACATACACATATAGGTATGGCTCTGAAGCTTAAGAATGGAAAGAGAATAAATCTATTTAATGCAACAAAAGAGCATTTTATGAGTGCTGTAGGATATGCTTCAGTTATGGGTATTCTAAAAAACTATGAGGTCATAAATCCATTTGTATCTGCAACAAATGATTCTTTAAGAAGATTAAAGCCAGGCTTTGAAGCGCCTGTATGTATAGTTACTTCATTAGGTCACAGCGTAGATTTGCCTTCAAGAAATAGAACTATACTAATTGGTCTTATTAGAGATGTTGAGAATCCACTTGCTACTAGATTTGAGCTTAGAGCTCCAAATCCATATACAAATACCTATCTATGCTTAGCGACTTTATACATGGCTATGATGGACGGAATTAAGTATGCCATAGAAAATAGAAAAAATGAGGATGAACTTCTTGCAGAGCTTTCTAAAAAGCCTGGAGAAACAACTGACTATCTAGAGAAAGATAGAGCTTATAGAAGCGAAGAAGATGTATTTGAGGATTTCACTAGCGAGGAAAGAGAAGAGTTTTTTGGAAAGGCTCCTGCCACAGTTTATGAAAATCTGCATGCTTTTGATAAGTACCCAGAAAAGCTAAGTGCATTAAAGGCTGGAGATATCTTAAACGATAGGCTTATAAACAGCTTCAGACTTACTGCAACTAAGAGATGGCTCACTGAAATTAGCGGAAGAATAATTGCAAACTACAGTGACGAAATAAGAGGCTACAAGATGCTTCACTCTCTTGATAAGGCTCTAGACTTAGATGTATCTAACTGGATGGCTATAAACAACCTAAGATACTATATAATGAAGGATAGCTATACATCAAAGAGTTTGTTTACAAGAATTAAAGAAGCTATAGAAGATAAAAATTATGAACTTGTTTCAGCACTTCAATTAGAGCTTGATGATAAGATGAAAGAGCTCAGAGAAAGATATGCTAATTATAAGAAAAACTTGTTGGATATATAGGAAAGATGCAGCCAGGGCTGCATCTTTTTTCATTTTCGCATAACAACACAAAGTTATATAAGCTATAATCATTTATAGATTAATAATGCTTTAGAGCATTGTTTTTAGCAATAAAATAAATTTTTAGTTTTTGAAACTTTTGTTATAGGTATTGAATCTTATTGGTATAGAAGGGAAGTGAGACGGTGGAAGTAAAAAAAGATATATCTTTTATAGTAAAAAGTCTTAAAAAAGGCAAATATGAAGTTTTTTTAGAATGGTTAGATTTGAACAAAGACAAGTTATATAGGATGTGTTTTTCATATGTGAAAAATAATGCGGATGTTGAGGATGTGTTTCATAATACTGCAATCAAGGTTATTGAAAATATACAGAAGCTTAAAAGTGAAGAAGCTTTTGAGAAGTGGGTTATTTCTATAATGTTAAATGAATGCAGAAAGCTTCTTAGAGAGAAAAAGAAGGTCCTTATCTCAGAGGAAATAGAAGTTTCAAGCGAGATTAATGTTTTAGCAGAGCAGGAAGAACGAATGGATCTTATTAATGGCTTAAAGAAAATTGATGAAAAACACAAAGAAATGATTATTTTGAAATACTATAGCGGCTATTCTCAAAAAGAAATAGCTGAGATTTTAGATATACCGCTTGGAACGGTTAAGACAAAGCTATTTAGAGGCTTAAAAATGCTTAGAGATATATTAGGAAGGGAGGCTTAGTTATGAATTGTGAAGCTATAAAAGAATACCTTATTGATTACTTGGATGGAAATTTAAGTGAAGAGGAAAAAATAAAGGTATCAAAACACCTTGAAGAATGTGAAGAATGCAGACAAGAACTTTACGAAGTGGAAAAAATGATAAGTGAGATTGAACAGAGTAGAGAAGACATAGTCATTCCCAAGGATTTTATGTTAAATGTAAAAAATAAAGTAGACAGTACAAAAAACGGTGGAAGGAAGCTAAGAAAGTCATTAAGAACAATGTTGATTGCTGCTGCAATTCTCACTATGTCTGTGGCTACAGTTTTTGCAGCTAAAGAGCCAATTATGAACCTTATAAAACTAATTAACCCAGATTCTCGGATGAACAAACTAATAGATAGAGGTTACGGAAATAAGCTAAATATATCGAGAACAGATAAAAATATAAAAATAACAGTTACGGATGTAGTGGCTGATGATATGCAGACATTAATTTCTTATAAAATAGAGGACATTAAGGAAGGAAAAGAGTACAGGATTAAGTATAATGATGGTATAGATATAAAAGAAAACTGGGTAAAGCAGCTTGAAGGTACAAATATAAAAATGTATACGGCTGTATTTAATTCAGGAGGCACTGGGACTTTAACGTTATACCCTATTGATACGGATGATAAAACTATAAATCTAACATTTAAAAAGCTTATAACAAAATCAGGAGACAGTGAGGAAGTTGTTGAAGGAAATTGGAGTTTTGAGATTCCTATAACCAAGCATGAAGGCAAAAGCTATGATATTAATGCTTCTATAAAGGTTGAAAATTACACAATAGAGTTTAATAAGATAACTATATCCCCTACCCTTACTAGGCTAGGCTTTAACTGCAGGAATGGAGGTAAGAAAAATGAAAGAGTATTGGGGCTTGAGGATGTAAGGATATTTGTAAAGGGAAAGGAATATAAGCCTTATAATTTTGGACATGGAGATTGGAATGCATACTCAGCTGTAGGCTATGGAAATAATGAAATGACCTTTGATTCTATGTACTTTGATAATCCTAAGGAGATTGAGATTAGGGTAACAAGGATAAGCACAGAAATTTCTGAAAGTAAGCCTGTAGAGTTATTTGTAAAACTTGATGAAGATAAGCCTCAGGAATTTGAGTATCTT
The genomic region above belongs to Clostridium swellfunianum and contains:
- a CDS encoding DMT family transporter yields the protein MLGVILSIVAGVAMSLQGVFNTRLGDKIGTWETNVIVQATGLILSLIALFIVGNGSFKNIKDANKLYLLGGALGVVIIITVMMGIKSLGPTCAITIILIAQLTAAALIDAFGLFDSVKVAFGTSKIIGVVVMIVGILIFKWKC
- a CDS encoding dUTP diphosphatase; protein product: MNLEKLYEFQRKLDSGMQDRLDVQGKPLLTQKILALHVKIGELANETQCFKFWVSKKSSVARRVLEKYIDCLYILFSIGIEKGFTETEFDVNDIEYELTDQFLNMFIDLNDFMVCSSRDNYITLMEALLSLSLAYGFTEDDILNSNNKLYTA
- a CDS encoding DUF3783 domain-containing protein — translated: MDNNKMMLIYGLEEDERAFLDTMIEELELPSYKVIKKNMASMKVRDIIDGPILDTYDKQLPDEKVILFNNFTDYELDTAIRTIRSNKNIKPILAVVTPTSTDWEFHYLLEHLMEEREQARRYMQQRAQG
- a CDS encoding peptidylprolyl isomerase, with product MTNPIVTFKMKDGGVMKAELYPEIAPNTVKNFISLVSKGFYNGLIFHRVIPGFMIQGGDPSGNGTGGPGYSIKGEFSSNKFKNDLTHTTGVLSMARSAHPNSAGSQFFIMVADAPHLDGQYASFGKLIEGEDVAKQIVSVKRDFRDKPYEDQVMEEVTVDTFGVEYGEPEKM
- the murI gene encoding glutamate racemase — encoded protein: MPIGFFDSGVGGISVLKEAVKLLPYENYIYFGDSKNAPYGTKKVDEVKDLTFKAVDFLLSKGVKAIVIACNTATSAAIEDLRTNYTNVPIIGIEPALKPAVELNRKGKIIIMATPMTLAETKFSNLMKSYKDRADIVPMPCAGLVELIESGIIEGERVNSYLNEKLKPYLNGDLSSVVLGCTHYPFIKNELLSVVTKDAEIIDGSLGTVKQLRRQLSNMGALNKQDKGGTVEIINSSNDEELLKLSYRLLEY
- a CDS encoding glutamine synthetase; the protein is MYKDLIYIVPKVEHSEENLKTLLANHPEIKFVSLVGIDLAGNDTDEKIPVKLFLEDMYTFLTGAVQTDGSSVALPGIASLNNAKIDIVADLDVNWFVDYNYEFIDEETQKPVGTLRIPSFLYYEGKAVDSRCILKNSINYFKETLLDLFKKYPESLAVYGIKYEDIEDLVPTSATELEFWVKTPDEKAVVEELSTSQVLQEQYWTRTKGAVRTAMEQSLILMEQYGLEPEMGHKEVGGVKAKMDESGKLTHIMEQLEIDWKYSTSIQAADNELLARTIVKETFRRNGLDVTFLAKPIDGVAGSGEHTHIGMALKLKNGKRINLFNATKEHFMSAVGYASVMGILKNYEVINPFVSATNDSLRRLKPGFEAPVCIVTSLGHSVDLPSRNRTILIGLIRDVENPLATRFELRAPNPYTNTYLCLATLYMAMMDGIKYAIENRKNEDELLAELSKKPGETTDYLEKDRAYRSEEDVFEDFTSEEREEFFGKAPATVYENLHAFDKYPEKLSALKAGDILNDRLINSFRLTATKRWLTEISGRIIANYSDEIRGYKMLHSLDKALDLDVSNWMAINNLRYYIMKDSYTSKSLFTRIKEAIEDKNYELVSALQLELDDKMKELRERYANYKKNLLDI
- a CDS encoding RNA polymerase sigma factor, which codes for MEVKKDISFIVKSLKKGKYEVFLEWLDLNKDKLYRMCFSYVKNNADVEDVFHNTAIKVIENIQKLKSEEAFEKWVISIMLNECRKLLREKKKVLISEEIEVSSEINVLAEQEERMDLINGLKKIDEKHKEMIILKYYSGYSQKEIAEILDIPLGTVKTKLFRGLKMLRDILGREA
- a CDS encoding DUF4179 domain-containing protein, with the translated sequence MNCEAIKEYLIDYLDGNLSEEEKIKVSKHLEECEECRQELYEVEKMISEIEQSREDIVIPKDFMLNVKNKVDSTKNGGRKLRKSLRTMLIAAAILTMSVATVFAAKEPIMNLIKLINPDSRMNKLIDRGYGNKLNISRTDKNIKITVTDVVADDMQTLISYKIEDIKEGKEYRIKYNDGIDIKENWVKQLEGTNIKMYTAVFNSGGTGTLTLYPIDTDDKTINLTFKKLITKSGDSEEVVEGNWSFEIPITKHEGKSYDINASIKVENYTIEFNKITISPTLTRLGFNCRNGGKKNERVLGLEDVRIFVKGKEYKPYNFGHGDWNAYSAVGYGNNEMTFDSMYFDNPKEIEIRVTRISTEISESKPVELFVKLDEDKPQEFEYLGTKLLVNNLKVGEDITFEFNQPEYSDKFEMLSTEFWPADDHSAEKSFSSGGGSNEVYYIDKYNKKHEYLNALSDWDKIRINDPVLYIANTKYKLEPSKGLDIKKEKTFRVLINGYTKTRFVNEAVKVKLK